One genomic segment of Tripterygium wilfordii isolate XIE 37 chromosome 9, ASM1340144v1, whole genome shotgun sequence includes these proteins:
- the LOC120005602 gene encoding 4-hydroxy-tetrahydrodipicolinate reductase 2, chloroplastic-like — protein MSLCNLTTMTSLLKAAPWSLSFLCGSEDGKQSNKTWNTIVVQKRKSSLRVLSMSTTAPVEQFDSIGIPIMVNGCTGKMGKAVIKAADAAGLDVLPVSFASEEESGQTVGVCGKDIQVHGPSEREKILSSVFDEYPNLIVVDYTVPGAVNDNAELYCKVGVPFVMGTTGGDRDRLYKTVNDSKVYAVISPQMGKQVVAFLAAMEIMAQQFPGAFSGYSLEVMESHQAGKLDTSGTAKAVISCFQKLGVSFDMDQVQMIRDPRQQIEMVGVPEEHLLGHAFHLYHLTSPDQTVSFEFQHNVCGRSIYAEGTVDAAIFLAKKVLSKTDKRIYNMIDVLREGNMR, from the exons ATGTCTCTCTGCAATCTCACCACCATGACGTCCTTACTTAAAGCTGCTCCGTGGAGTCTATCATTCTTATGTGGAAGCGAAGATGGCAAACAGAGCAATAAGACTTGGAATACCATTGTTGTTCAAAAGCGAAAGTCTTCATTGCGGGTATTATCGATGTCAACTACCGCCCCAGTCGAACAGTTTGACTCCATTGGCATCCCAATCATG GTAAATGGATGTACCGGCAAAATGGGGAAGGCCGTTATTAAGGCAGCGGATGCAGCTGGGCTGGATGTTCTCCCTGTATCATTTGCCTCTGAAGAGGAGTCTGGCCAAACTGTGGGAGTGTGTGGGAAAGATATTCAGGTGCATGGTCCTtctgagagagagaaaatccttTCCTCTGTCTTTGATGAATACCCAAACCTAATTGTGGTAGACTACACTGTGCCTGGTGCAGTGAATG ATAATGCAGAGCTCTATTGCAAAGTTGGAGTCCCCTTTGTTATGGGAACAACTGGTGGAGACAGGGACCGGTTGTATAAGACCGTGAATGATTCAAAGGTTTATGCGGTCATATCGCCACAGATGGGAAAACAG GTTGTTGCATTTCTTGCAGCCATGGAAATCATGGCGCAGCAATTTCCCGGAGCCTTCTCTGGCTATTCCTTAGAG GTGATGGAGTCTCATCAAGCAGGGAAATTGGACACATCTGGAACTGCCAAGGCTGTAATATCTTGCTTTCAGAAGCTGGGTGTATCTTTTGATATGGATCAG GTACAAATGATCCGGGATCCCAGGCAACAAATCGAGATGGTGGGAGTTCCAGAGGAGCATTTGCTTGGTCATGCGTTCCATTTGTATCATCTCACATCACCTGACCAAAC TGTTTCTTTTGAGTTTCAACATAATGTTTGTGGTAGATCAATATATGCTGAGGGTACTGTTGATGCTGCAATTTTCCTAGCCAAGAAG GTCCTGTCAAAGACAGACAAGCGTATCTATAACATGATTGACGTCTTGAGAGAGGGGAATATGCGATAG
- the LOC120006329 gene encoding RAP domain-containing protein, chloroplastic → MEGLLRTISHQNCLNPLITNPKTIHNLPLVQLRVGFINQKLKLGFNGRIYANLSKNDDLVSTRSLEGDDGKAVEKNRDWELEFVGELDHPELGAPKKRKTQQTSRLLEDTEGMDWCLRARKSALKSIVSRGLTKSLENMVNLKKKKRKNKKKLASKNKVNKKGKEGEEDSDYDSEEEFDLEDAMKTTSGDISDLRSKVGMLSGGMFEEEKEKMKEEFVQRLSQFSGPSDRGKEINLNKEIVEAQTAQEVLEITAEMIMAVGKGLSPSPLSPLNIATALHRIAKNMEKVSMMETRRLAFARQKEMSMLVGMAMMALPECSAQGISNISWALSKIGGELLYLSEMDRVAEVALAKVGEFNSQNVANISGAFASMRHAAPDLFSGLSKRASDIIQTFKEQELAQLLWAFASLYEPADPLLESLDNAFKDTNQLRCRLKGERSNFNEESSVEVYQDIAPGEPFSSPVLSFDRDQLGNIAWSYAVLGQLDRAFFSHVWKTMSSFEEQRISEQYREDIMFASQAHLVNRCLKLEYPHLQLSLRADLDERIARAGKTKRFNKKTTSSFQKEVARLLVSTGLEWVREYVVDGYSLDAVLVDKKVALEIDGPTHFSRNTGVPLGHTMLKRRYISAAGWKVVSLSYLAWEELQGGFEQLEYLRRILGDHLGESNTDLV, encoded by the exons ATGGAAGGGTTGTTGAGAACAATTTCTCACCAAAATTGTTTAAACCCTCTCATTACGAATCCAAAAACTATTCATAATCTTCCATTAGTTCAATTGAGAGTTGGGTTTATTAATCAAAAACTCAAACTGGGTTTTAATGGGAGAATTTATGCAAATTTGAGTAAAAATGATGACCTGGTTAGCACTAGAAGTCTTGAAGGTGATGATGGTAAAGCGGTGGAAAAGAATAGGGATTGGGAATTGGAATTCGTTGGGGAGCTTGACCATCCGGAGTTGGGAGCGCCCAAGAAGAGAAAAACGCAGCAGACATCGAGATTGCTCGAGGACACTGAGGGAATGGATTGGTGTTTGAGGGCAAGGAAGAGTGCTCTGAAATCCATTGTTTCAAGGGGCTTGACTAAATCCTTGGAAAATATGGTTaacctaaaaaagaaaaagagaaagaacaagaaaaagttgGCAAGCAAGAATAAAGTTAACAAGAAAGGCAAGGAAGGTGAAGAAGATTCGGACTATGATTCAGAGGAAGAATTTGATTTAGAAGATGCAATGAAAACTACTAGTGGTGATATAAGTGACCTTAGAAGCAAGGTGGGTATGCTTTCAGGTGGGATgtttgaagaagagaaggagaagatgaaGGAAGAGTTTGTACAGAGGCTATCTCAATTCTCAGGGCCATCAGATCGTGGGAAAGAAATCAATTTGAACAAAGAAATTGTTGAAGCGCAGACTGCACAAGAAGTATTGGAAATAACTGCTGAGATGATAATGGCTGTTGGAAAAGGATTGAGCCCTTCACCACTATCTCCTTTGAATATTGCTACTGCACTTCATCGAATTGCTAAGAACATGGAGAAGGTTTCAATGATGGAAACTCGTAGGTTGGCTTTTGCTCGCCAAAAAGAGATGTCAATGCTGGTGGGCATGGCTATGATGGCATTACCTGAATGCTCTGCTCAAGGCATCTCAAATATTTCATGGGCATTATCCAAGATTGGTGGAGAGCTACTTTACCTGTCAGAAATGGATAGGGTTGCAGAGGTGGCCCTGGCAAAGGTTGGGGAGTTTAATTCTCAGAATGTCGCAAATATTTCCGGTGCTTTTGCTTCCATGCGGCATGCTGCTCCAGATCTCTTTTCAGGGTTGTCAAAAAGGGCTTCTGATATTATTCAAACTTTTAAAGAGCAGGAACTTGCTCAGCTATTGTGGGCATTTGCTTCTCTGTATGAGCCAGCTGACCCTTTGCTTGAATCTCTAGACAATGCTTTTAAAGATACCAACCAACTTAGGTGTCGCTTGAAAGGAGAGAGATCAAATTTTAATGAAGAGAGCAGTGTGGAAGTCTACCAAGATATTGCACCAGGAGAACCTTTTAGTTCACCTGTGCTCAGCTTTGACAGGGATCAGCTTGGTAATATAGCTTGGTCATATGCTGTTCTTGGACAGTTGGATCGTGCTTTCTTTTCCCATGTGTGGAAAACCATGAGCTCTTTTGAGGAGCAAAGGATTTCAGAGCAGTATAGAGAGGACATAATGTTTGCTTCTCAAGCTCATCTTGTGAATCGATGCTTGAAGCTTGAGTACCCACATCTTCAGTTATCTCTGAGGGCGGATCTCGATGAAAGAATTGCCCGTGCAGGGAAAACTAAGAGATTTAATAAGAAAACCACTTCATCATTTCAGAAGGAGGTTGCACGTCTTCTTGTTAGCACTGGCCTTGAGTGGGTTAGAGAGTATGTGGTGGATGGCTACAGTTTGGATGCTGTTTTGGTTGATAAGAAGGTTGCTTTGGAGATTGATGGACCGACACATTTTTCGAGAAACACTG GGGTTCCTCTAGGACATACCATGCTGAAGCGCCGCTACATTTCTGCTGCTGGTTGGAAGGTGGTGTCATTGTCCTACCTAGCA TGGGAGGAACTTCAAGGTGGTTTCGAGCAGCTGGAATACCTACGAAGGATTCTCGGAGATCACCTAGGAGAAAGCAACACAGACCTTGTATAA
- the LOC120006208 gene encoding uncharacterized protein LOC120006208: MASSDKPEIVDRESDKKEHKEDDKGEEQGGFIERVKDFIHDIGEKIEGAIGFGKPTADVSEIHLPYISLEKVDIVVDVLIKNPNPVPVPLIDINYLIESDGRKLVSGLIPDAGTIHAHGEETVKIPVTLIFDDIKSTYDDIKPGSIIPYKIKVDFIVDVPVFGRLTIPLEKTGEIPIPYKPDIDVEKIHFERFSFEETVAVLHLKLENMNDFDLGLNSLEYEVWLSDVSIGEVELSKSAQIPKKGVSSIDLPITFRPKDFGSALWDMIRGKGTGYAMKGIIHVDTPFGAMKLPISKEGGTTRLKKNKEDGGDDDDDEE, translated from the exons ATGGCATCGTCTGATAAGCCAGAAATAGTTGATAGAGAATCTGACAAGAAAGAGCACAAGGAAGATGACAAAGGTGAAGAACAGGGTGGATTTATTGAGAGGGTAAAAGACTTTATTCATGATATTGGTGAGAAGATTGAGGGAGCAATTGGATTTGGAAAGCCAACTGCAGATGTTTCAGAGATCCACCTTCCTTATATCAGTCTTGAAAAGGTAGACATTGTGGTTGATGTGCTTATTAAAAACCCAAATCCTGTCCCTGTTCCTCTTATAgacataaattatttaattgagaGTGATGGGAGGAAACTGGTTTCTGGATTGATCCCGGATGCTGGAACCATTCATGCACACGGTGAGGAGACTGTCAAGATTCCAGTTACTTTGATATTTGATGACATAAAGAGCACATATGATGATATCAAGCCTGGAAGCATTATTCCTTATAAGATTAAAGTTGACTTCATTGTGGATGTACCTGTTTTTGGAAGGCTAACCATACCACTTGAGAAAACTGGAGAGATCCCCATACCGTACAAGCCTGATATTGATGTTGAGAAGATTCACTTCGAGAGATTTTCTTTTGAAGAAACTGTTGCTGTTCTTCATCTGAAATTGGAAAACATGAATGACTTTGACTTGGGCCTCAATTCACTGGAGTATGAGGTTTGGCTATCTGATGTGAgcattggagaagttgagctctCTAAATCTGCTCAAATTCCCAAAAAGGGGGTCAGTAGCATTGATCTCCCCATCACCTTCAGGCCTAAGGACTTCGGTTCTGCTCTTTGGGACATGATTAGAGGAAAAGGTACTGGCTACGCCATGAAAGGGATTATCCATGTGGACACACCCTTTGGAGCGATGAAGTTACCTATCAGCAAGGAGGGTGGTACAACACGCCTCAAGAAGAACAAGGAAGATGGTGGTGACGATGACGATGATGAG GAATAG